A DNA window from Amycolatopsis sp. DSM 110486 contains the following coding sequences:
- a CDS encoding pentapeptide repeat-containing protein, whose product MIETGEDYRDAVLSGQWWEKRQFTGCDFTEADLRDLRTRGCTFDNCDFTKTDLAGSRHDASAFRSCTFDRAVLADSRWSSCSLLGSSFVDCRFLGIALTECDLSLVSLARGRLRKLHLSGLRMREANLTEADLTDTDLRDSDLTGARLLGAKLPGADLRGTRLDANALVQADLRGAYVDVETAIGFAAAHGLIVK is encoded by the coding sequence GTGATCGAGACCGGTGAGGACTACCGCGACGCCGTGCTTTCCGGGCAGTGGTGGGAAAAGCGTCAGTTCACGGGCTGCGACTTCACCGAGGCCGACCTGCGTGACCTGCGCACGCGCGGCTGCACGTTCGACAACTGCGACTTCACCAAGACTGACCTCGCCGGCTCGCGCCACGACGCCTCGGCCTTCCGCAGCTGCACGTTCGACCGCGCGGTGCTCGCCGACAGCCGGTGGTCGTCGTGCTCGCTGCTCGGTTCATCCTTTGTGGACTGCCGATTCCTCGGCATCGCGCTCACGGAGTGCGACCTGTCCCTGGTCTCCCTCGCCCGCGGCCGGCTGCGCAAGCTGCACCTGTCCGGCCTGCGCATGCGCGAGGCCAACCTCACCGAGGCCGACCTCACCGACACCGACCTGCGCGACTCCGACCTCACCGGCGCCCGCCTCCTCGGCGCCAAGCTCCCCGGCGCCGACCTGCGCGGCACCCGGCTCGACGCCAACGCCCTCGTGCAGGCCGACCTGCGCGGCGCCTACGTCGACGTCGAGACAGCCATCGGGTTCGCCGCCGCCCACGGCCTCATCGTCAAGTGA
- a CDS encoding glycohydrolase toxin TNT-related protein (This protein contains a domain related to Tuberculosis Necrotizing Toxin, which is the C-terminal effector domain of outer membrane channel protein CpnT, and which has a lethal NAD+-glycohydrolase activity.), whose protein sequence is MAQPTTQLNATEQDTLVKQIGLALLRAAPRDWRKVTVEYRAVGRYHELTGEIRTEDGTGQEWVATHDIATLFGRLRAGMYRDGRGTWFNARYQLDHPSSYNLEYNREEPTWHLAPPPQAYQDELRMFPRTEENVPEWLIRRLSGLGPEQPGPHFRIARIFDTIGPAGRPVINRPDLDVAEQDRLLDYLDHAPVVVQDRGYDIDRLAPTPEATVPVAFHSDGQWIWPAAVNFYLRRYGVSPEPDLVEHIRSNGFQLPQVDDLALQGATAYLTRGSQQQRPGPPPQQQQPPTPPAPPAAQAPPAPAPEAAPPAPVDVPLAVHTPPAEPEAPAEPPFEQVFDGSGPQHDDGPGFENEQYQDERYDEFGDRFGGEDHFEDQQHSDFEPAPNGAGSNAGAPPNGAAADNPTPVAERTAMYAPVDPNAARQAHEEQQRTAMYPPVDPNAAPPAHEEQQRTAMYAPVDPSAAPPAHEEQQRTAIYAPVDPNSAPPEEDAEQTALYAPVDAAPAEQPLEEEPVLFTHTDEPSRHEEPAEQHTALYAPADRGEEQYQEAEPFENAQSFEEARSFEDTRSFEGGQPLENTQTFENSQSFENSQSFEDGQHFEDGQYDQSGQYQDEQYEGDEHYDEQPYGESQYGDQPRDGGGPAGREPDFDSGPPTAMITPDEGVPGVLPVPELPVPPRAGARPEPAGEPQRQPQQPPRRPRRDLPAEPALAKLQTRLDELDVPDAAYQLGTPTERGWTVEQVDEGWRVGWYDGELINPAVFGDSDDAAAFMLGKVLLHPDGHEPAEEQPPAPPAEPVAEAPKPPVVTTLSPEVATGSFPVRPREAVPPQEQTAFTSAEELLGDEPEAEEPPQRQVPPPPPPQPPTQVTPPVQPLQRREPPMPPAPPVGGGLGLPTGPGVPPGAPVGGPGGPGLGGPGLGGPGLGGPGLGGPAGPGGPSGPGGPGAPVAPSRREEPARANGAPRAAAGGGGGGNNQWPIGPLSGEPPLTLFRGKEIRELPAGSELDRFGGPSGNLTYAAGTPFEERSLVPEWVNRPYHVYRVQRPLETLAGVAIPWFNQPGGGSAYLLPASIEELLAEGDLLELEPGEPPID, encoded by the coding sequence GTGGCACAACCGACGACGCAGCTGAACGCGACCGAGCAGGACACACTGGTCAAGCAGATCGGACTCGCCCTGCTGCGCGCAGCACCACGCGACTGGCGCAAGGTCACGGTGGAGTATCGGGCCGTCGGCAGGTACCACGAGCTGACGGGCGAGATCCGCACCGAAGACGGCACCGGGCAGGAGTGGGTCGCCACCCACGACATCGCGACGCTCTTCGGCCGGCTGCGCGCGGGCATGTACCGCGACGGCCGCGGCACGTGGTTCAACGCGCGCTACCAGCTCGACCACCCGTCCAGCTACAACCTCGAGTACAACCGCGAGGAGCCCACGTGGCACCTCGCGCCGCCACCCCAGGCGTACCAGGACGAGCTGCGCATGTTCCCCCGGACAGAGGAGAACGTGCCGGAGTGGCTGATCCGGCGCCTGTCCGGCCTCGGCCCCGAGCAGCCCGGCCCGCACTTCCGCATCGCGCGGATCTTCGACACGATCGGTCCCGCCGGGCGTCCGGTCATCAACCGGCCCGATCTCGACGTCGCCGAGCAGGACCGCCTGCTCGACTACCTCGACCACGCGCCCGTGGTGGTGCAGGACCGCGGCTACGACATCGACCGCCTCGCGCCGACGCCCGAGGCGACCGTGCCCGTGGCCTTCCACAGCGACGGGCAGTGGATCTGGCCCGCGGCCGTGAACTTCTACCTGCGCCGGTACGGCGTATCGCCCGAGCCCGACCTGGTGGAGCACATCCGGTCCAACGGCTTCCAGCTGCCGCAGGTCGACGACCTCGCGCTGCAGGGCGCCACCGCCTACCTCACGCGGGGCAGTCAGCAGCAGCGTCCAGGCCCGCCGCCGCAACAGCAGCAGCCGCCCACGCCGCCTGCTCCCCCGGCCGCCCAGGCGCCGCCGGCCCCGGCTCCCGAAGCCGCTCCGCCCGCGCCGGTCGACGTGCCGCTCGCCGTGCACACGCCGCCCGCCGAGCCGGAGGCCCCGGCCGAACCGCCGTTCGAGCAGGTCTTCGACGGTTCCGGCCCGCAGCATGACGACGGCCCGGGCTTCGAGAACGAGCAGTACCAGGACGAGCGCTACGACGAGTTCGGCGACCGCTTCGGCGGCGAGGACCACTTCGAGGACCAGCAGCACTCGGACTTCGAACCGGCCCCCAACGGCGCCGGGTCGAACGCGGGCGCGCCGCCGAACGGCGCCGCGGCCGACAACCCGACGCCGGTGGCCGAGCGGACCGCGATGTACGCGCCCGTGGACCCGAACGCCGCACGGCAGGCGCACGAAGAGCAGCAGCGCACAGCGATGTACCCGCCGGTCGACCCGAACGCCGCACCGCCCGCGCACGAAGAGCAGCAACGCACGGCGATGTACGCGCCCGTCGACCCCAGCGCCGCACCACCCGCGCACGAAGAACAGCAGCGCACGGCGATCTACGCGCCGGTCGACCCGAACTCCGCCCCGCCGGAGGAGGACGCCGAGCAGACGGCGCTGTACGCGCCCGTCGACGCCGCTCCGGCCGAGCAGCCGCTCGAGGAAGAGCCGGTGCTGTTCACTCACACTGACGAACCTTCGCGGCATGAGGAGCCGGCCGAGCAGCACACCGCGCTGTACGCCCCGGCCGACCGCGGCGAGGAGCAGTACCAAGAAGCCGAGCCTTTCGAAAACGCGCAGTCGTTCGAGGAGGCGCGGTCGTTCGAGGACACGCGGTCGTTTGAGGGTGGCCAGCCGCTCGAGAACACGCAGACGTTCGAGAACAGCCAGTCGTTCGAGAACAGCCAGTCGTTCGAGGACGGCCAGCACTTCGAAGACGGCCAGTACGACCAGTCGGGCCAGTACCAGGACGAGCAGTACGAGGGCGACGAGCACTACGACGAGCAGCCGTACGGCGAGTCCCAGTACGGCGACCAGCCCCGCGACGGTGGCGGCCCCGCCGGCCGCGAACCGGACTTCGACTCGGGCCCGCCGACCGCGATGATCACGCCCGACGAGGGGGTGCCGGGTGTCCTGCCGGTGCCCGAGCTGCCCGTGCCGCCGCGCGCCGGCGCCCGGCCGGAGCCGGCCGGGGAACCGCAGCGGCAGCCCCAGCAGCCGCCGAGACGGCCGCGTCGCGATCTCCCGGCCGAACCCGCGCTGGCGAAGCTGCAGACGCGCCTCGACGAGCTGGACGTGCCGGACGCCGCCTACCAGCTGGGCACGCCGACCGAGCGCGGCTGGACCGTGGAGCAGGTGGACGAGGGCTGGCGCGTCGGCTGGTACGACGGCGAGCTGATCAACCCGGCAGTGTTCGGCGACTCCGACGACGCCGCCGCGTTCATGCTCGGCAAGGTCCTGCTGCACCCCGACGGCCACGAGCCCGCCGAGGAGCAGCCGCCCGCACCGCCGGCAGAGCCCGTGGCCGAAGCCCCGAAGCCGCCGGTGGTGACGACGCTTTCGCCGGAGGTCGCCACGGGTTCGTTCCCGGTGCGCCCGCGCGAGGCCGTGCCGCCGCAGGAGCAGACGGCGTTCACGTCGGCCGAGGAGCTGCTGGGCGACGAGCCCGAGGCCGAAGAGCCGCCGCAGCGACAGGTCCCGCCGCCCCCGCCTCCGCAGCCGCCGACGCAGGTGACCCCGCCGGTTCAGCCGCTGCAGCGCCGGGAGCCGCCGATGCCCCCCGCTCCCCCTGTGGGTGGCGGGCTGGGCTTGCCGACTGGGCCCGGTGTGCCGCCGGGTGCTCCCGTCGGCGGGCCGGGTGGACCCGGTCTCGGTGGTCCTGGTCTCGGTGGTCCTGGTCTCGGTGGGCCTGGTCTCGGTGGTCCGGCCGGCCCCGGTGGACCGAGTGGACCGGGTGGACCGGGTGCGCCCGTCGCGCCGTCGCGCCGGGAGGAGCCGGCGCGGGCCAACGGAGCGCCGCGAGCCGCCGCCGGTGGCGGTGGCGGTGGCAACAACCAGTGGCCGATCGGGCCGCTGTCGGGTGAGCCGCCGCTGACGTTGTTCCGCGGCAAGGAAATCCGTGAACTGCCCGCGGGCAGCGAGCTCGACCGCTTCGGCGGCCCGAGCGGCAACCTGACCTACGCCGCGGGGACGCCGTTCGAGGAGCGTTCGCTGGTGCCGGAGTGGGTGAACCGGCCGTACCACGTGTACCGCGTGCAGCGTCCGCTCGAGACGCTCGCCGGTGTCGCGATCCCGTGGTTCAACCAGCCCGGCGGGGGTTCGGCGTACCTGCTGCCCGCCTCGATCGAGGAACTGCTGGCCGAGGGCGACCTGCTCGAGCTGGAGCCGGGTGAACCGCCGATCGACTGA
- a CDS encoding bifunctional methylenetetrahydrofolate dehydrogenase/methenyltetrahydrofolate cyclohydrolase: MTAKILDGKATKDAIFAELRPRVAALAERGVVPGLGTVLVGDDPGSHSYVKMKHADSAKIGVNSIRRDLPADISQEKLEAVIDDLNADPACHGYIVQLPLPKHLDANRVLERIDPDKDADGLAPTSLGRLVLGQRGPLPCTPYGIIELLRRHGVVLDGANVTVVGRGITVGRTMGLLLTRRSENSTVTLCHTGTRDLAAEVRRADIVIAAAGVPGIIKPDMVAPGAAVLDVGVSHVDGKLTGDVDPGVAEVAGWLSPNPGGVGPMTRAMLVSNVVEAAERAVASR, translated from the coding sequence GTGACGGCGAAGATTCTGGACGGCAAGGCCACGAAGGACGCCATTTTCGCGGAGCTGCGCCCGCGGGTGGCCGCGCTCGCCGAGCGGGGCGTGGTCCCCGGGCTGGGCACGGTGCTGGTCGGCGACGACCCGGGCTCGCACTCGTACGTGAAGATGAAGCACGCGGACAGCGCGAAGATCGGCGTCAACTCGATCCGCCGCGATCTGCCCGCCGACATCTCGCAGGAGAAGCTCGAGGCCGTCATCGACGACCTCAACGCCGACCCGGCGTGCCACGGCTACATCGTGCAGCTGCCCCTGCCCAAGCACCTCGACGCCAACCGCGTCCTCGAGCGCATCGACCCCGACAAGGACGCCGACGGCCTCGCCCCCACGAGCCTCGGCCGCCTCGTCCTCGGCCAGCGCGGCCCGTTGCCGTGCACGCCGTACGGGATCATCGAGCTGCTCCGCCGCCACGGCGTGGTGCTGGACGGCGCCAACGTGACGGTGGTCGGCCGCGGCATCACCGTCGGCCGCACGATGGGCCTGCTGCTCACGCGACGCAGCGAGAACTCCACCGTGACGCTCTGCCACACCGGCACGCGCGACCTCGCCGCCGAGGTCCGCCGCGCCGACATCGTCATCGCCGCCGCCGGCGTGCCCGGCATCATCAAGCCCGACATGGTGGCCCCCGGCGCGGCTGTGCTGGACGTCGGCGTCTCCCACGTCGACGGCAAGCTCACGGGCGACGTGGACCCGGGCGTGGCCGAGGTCGCGGGCTGGCTCTCACCGAACCCGGGCGGTGTCGGCCCGATGACCCGCGCGATGCTCGTGTCGAACGTCGTCGAAGCCGCCGAGCGCGCGGTCGCGAGCCGGTGA
- a CDS encoding DUF3017 domain-containing protein, protein MTADRPRTKRSWTVHVPFGLVMLLLLAAALRILQYHWREGAVLVGAALFVGGLLRLLLPEDRVGLLAIRGKVVDIVTYFALCAAVLYIALTITGGPFDATS, encoded by the coding sequence ATGACCGCAGACCGGCCTCGCACGAAACGGTCGTGGACCGTCCACGTGCCGTTCGGGCTGGTCATGCTGCTGCTGCTCGCCGCGGCGCTGCGGATCCTGCAGTACCACTGGCGAGAGGGCGCGGTGCTGGTCGGCGCCGCGCTGTTCGTGGGCGGGTTGTTGCGGCTGCTGCTGCCGGAGGACCGCGTCGGGCTGCTGGCGATCCGCGGCAAGGTCGTGGACATCGTCACCTACTTCGCCCTGTGCGCTGCCGTGTTGTACATCGCCTTGACGATCACGGGCGGTCCGTTCGACGCCACGTCCTGA
- a CDS encoding MFS transporter yields the protein MPVALLALAIGAFGIGTTEFVMMGVLPQAAADFHIDIPTAGYFISAYALGVVIGAPLLTAVAVRLPRKTMLLAMMGLFTLGNALFALSPNQGFGIAFRFLAGLPHGAFFGAGAVVASSLVKPGDRAKAVSMMFMGLTLANVVGVPLGTLLGQQVGWRATFGVVAVIGLFAAAAIAKLVPHQGRPAEATLRGELGAFRRPQVWLALAIVTFGLGGVFACMSYIAPMLTDVAGYSPADVTLLLSLAGVGMTVGNYLGGRLADRALMPSLYAAMLSLAVVLGIFTLTAHSKVGAAITIFFVGVAGFMIGPMMQTRIMQKAGGTPSLVSAAVQSAFNIANSIGAYLGGLVIAGGLGLVAPNWVGATLAVLGLSIAAVSGTLDRRDARAEEQRELVLAS from the coding sequence GTGCCCGTCGCGTTGCTCGCGCTCGCCATCGGTGCCTTCGGCATCGGGACCACCGAGTTCGTGATGATGGGTGTGCTGCCCCAGGCCGCCGCGGACTTCCACATCGACATCCCCACCGCCGGCTACTTCATCTCCGCCTACGCGCTCGGTGTCGTGATCGGCGCACCGCTGCTGACCGCGGTGGCCGTGCGGCTGCCGCGCAAGACCATGCTGCTCGCGATGATGGGCCTGTTCACGCTGGGCAACGCCCTGTTCGCGCTGTCGCCGAACCAGGGTTTCGGCATCGCGTTCCGCTTCCTGGCCGGCCTGCCGCACGGCGCGTTCTTCGGCGCCGGCGCGGTGGTCGCGTCGAGCCTGGTGAAGCCGGGCGACCGCGCGAAGGCCGTGTCGATGATGTTCATGGGGCTGACGCTGGCAAACGTCGTCGGCGTGCCGCTCGGGACGTTGCTGGGCCAGCAGGTGGGCTGGCGGGCGACGTTCGGGGTGGTCGCGGTGATCGGCCTGTTCGCCGCGGCCGCCATCGCCAAGCTGGTGCCGCACCAGGGCCGGCCCGCCGAGGCAACGCTGCGCGGTGAACTGGGCGCGTTCCGGCGACCGCAGGTGTGGCTGGCGCTGGCGATCGTGACCTTCGGGCTCGGTGGGGTGTTCGCGTGCATGTCGTACATCGCGCCGATGCTCACGGACGTCGCCGGGTACTCGCCCGCAGACGTGACGCTGCTGCTGTCGCTGGCGGGTGTCGGGATGACCGTCGGCAACTACCTGGGCGGGCGGCTCGCGGACCGCGCGCTGATGCCTTCGCTGTACGCGGCGATGCTTTCGCTGGCGGTGGTGCTGGGGATCTTCACGCTGACGGCCCACTCGAAGGTCGGCGCGGCGATCACGATCTTCTTCGTCGGTGTCGCGGGCTTCATGATCGGCCCGATGATGCAGACGCGGATCATGCAGAAGGCCGGCGGAACTCCGTCGCTGGTGTCGGCGGCCGTGCAGTCGGCGTTCAACATCGCGAACTCGATCGGCGCGTACCTCGGTGGACTGGTGATCGCCGGCGGCCTCGGGCTGGTGGCGCCCAACTGGGTCGGCGCGACGCTGGCCGTGCTCGGGCTGTCGATCGCGGCGGTTTCCGGGACCTTGGACCGGCGCGACGCGCGGGCCGAGGAGCAGCGGGAGCTGGTCCTGGCTTCGTGA
- a CDS encoding helix-turn-helix transcriptional regulator, translating into MAATTHLTPLVHPECDEMTVESVLRALADPVRLAIVRQLARTEAEVSCGGLEVPVTKSTLTHHLGILRAAGVIAGRQEGTTRFNSLRRNDLDELAPGLLDGVLAARR; encoded by the coding sequence ATGGCCGCCACCACGCACCTGACTCCGCTCGTCCACCCCGAGTGCGACGAGATGACCGTCGAGTCGGTGCTGCGCGCGCTCGCCGACCCCGTGCGCCTGGCGATCGTGCGCCAACTGGCCCGGACCGAAGCCGAGGTGTCGTGCGGCGGGCTCGAGGTGCCGGTGACCAAGTCCACACTCACGCACCACCTCGGCATCCTGCGTGCCGCGGGCGTGATCGCCGGCCGCCAGGAAGGCACGACGCGGTTCAACTCCTTGCGCCGCAACGATCTTGACGAGCTGGCGCCAGGCTTGCTCGACGGGGTGCTCGCCGCGCGCCGCTGA
- a CDS encoding MFS transporter — protein sequence MSSVSTSGSSRNAVLAFGAFGVGTSGYIVAGLLPSLVSELHVSATAAAQLVTSFAIAYAIGSPLFAAVTGRWERRTLLVAALVVTGLGNLFAAVAPGYTTLLLARVVTAVGAAVFTPAASAVAAELTTPERRGRAVAMVFGGLTVALIFGVPLGSLVSQQWDYQTAFLLVGVLSLAGAVAVRLVLPRVAPPPAVRLAERFAVARDKRVVALLVTTVLACLGAFMVYTLSSPLLAVTAGITGGTVTVLLFCYGIGGALGNYLGGRAADRWGARVPVLLVLGGMTVVLALLPFTSVTVAGAGVTFFVWGTITWAINPPMQHRLIELSPGHAGLALSLNASAIYLGVGLSGIVGGAVLTSAGPTVLPEIAAVLSAVAIAVMVFFWETRRARRVTAREEVAVG from the coding sequence ATGTCCAGCGTCTCCACCTCGGGGAGCTCGCGTAACGCCGTGCTGGCGTTCGGGGCCTTCGGGGTCGGCACCAGCGGCTACATCGTCGCCGGACTGCTGCCGTCGCTCGTCTCGGAGCTGCACGTGTCGGCCACCGCCGCCGCGCAGCTCGTCACGTCGTTCGCCATCGCGTACGCGATCGGCTCGCCGCTGTTCGCCGCCGTCACCGGCCGCTGGGAGCGCCGGACGCTCCTGGTGGCCGCGCTCGTCGTCACCGGTCTCGGCAACCTGTTCGCCGCCGTCGCGCCTGGCTACACCACGCTGCTTCTCGCGCGGGTTGTCACGGCCGTCGGCGCCGCTGTCTTCACTCCGGCCGCCAGCGCCGTGGCCGCTGAGCTGACCACGCCGGAACGCCGCGGCCGCGCAGTCGCGATGGTGTTCGGCGGGCTCACAGTCGCGTTGATCTTCGGGGTGCCGCTTGGCAGCCTGGTCTCGCAGCAGTGGGACTACCAGACTGCGTTCCTGCTCGTCGGCGTGCTGTCGCTGGCCGGCGCGGTCGCCGTGCGGCTCGTGCTGCCGCGGGTCGCGCCGCCGCCCGCGGTGCGGCTGGCCGAGCGCTTCGCGGTGGCGCGCGACAAGCGCGTGGTCGCGCTGCTCGTCACCACGGTGCTCGCGTGCCTCGGCGCGTTCATGGTCTACACGCTCTCGTCGCCACTGCTCGCCGTGACGGCCGGGATCACCGGAGGCACCGTCACTGTGCTGCTGTTCTGCTACGGCATCGGCGGCGCGCTGGGCAACTACCTTGGCGGCCGCGCGGCCGACCGGTGGGGCGCGCGCGTGCCGGTGCTCCTGGTGCTGGGCGGGATGACCGTCGTGCTGGCGCTGCTGCCGTTCACGTCGGTGACCGTGGCCGGCGCGGGCGTGACGTTCTTCGTGTGGGGCACGATCACGTGGGCGATCAACCCGCCGATGCAGCACCGGCTCATCGAGCTGTCGCCCGGGCACGCCGGGCTGGCCCTCTCGCTCAACGCGTCGGCGATCTACCTCGGCGTCGGGCTCTCCGGCATCGTCGGCGGCGCCGTGCTGACGTCGGCGGGGCCGACGGTGCTGCCGGAGATCGCCGCGGTGCTGAGCGCAGTCGCGATCGCGGTGATGGTTTTCTTCTGGGAGACGCGCCGCGCTCGTCGCGTGACGGCCCGGGAAGAAGTGGCCGTCGGCTAG
- a CDS encoding DUF1918 domain-containing protein — protein sequence MHATVGDEIQVHGRTVGAAEQRAEILEVRGPDGSPPYVVRFADGHEALLYPGPDCEIVTD from the coding sequence ATGCACGCGACGGTAGGAGACGAGATCCAGGTCCACGGCCGCACGGTGGGAGCTGCCGAGCAGCGCGCCGAGATCCTCGAGGTGCGAGGCCCGGACGGCTCACCACCGTACGTGGTCCGGTTCGCCGACGGACACGAAGCACTGCTGTACCCCGGGCCCGACTGCGAGATCGTCACCGACTAG
- a CDS encoding spermidine synthase, with product MAEVLDVARGLGGELVLRREGAALEVIENGVFLMDTRNGESERLLVTEAADLLAPGARVLIGGLGVGFSLRAALDHPNVGSVVVVEREPAVIAWNRTGPLRAMHGAALEDHRVSLVEADLVSWLRSSGETFDALCLDTDNGPEWTVTEGNASLYGESGVDGLARLLRPGGVLAVWSADASPAFTDRLQGRFADVRVVEVPVPRGEPDVLWFARC from the coding sequence GTGGCTGAGGTTCTGGACGTGGCCCGCGGGTTGGGCGGTGAGCTCGTGCTCCGTCGCGAAGGCGCGGCGCTCGAGGTGATCGAGAACGGTGTGTTCCTGATGGACACGCGAAACGGGGAATCCGAACGGCTTCTCGTGACCGAGGCCGCCGACCTGCTGGCGCCGGGCGCCCGTGTGCTCATCGGCGGCCTGGGGGTGGGTTTTTCATTGCGGGCGGCGCTGGATCACCCGAACGTCGGGTCGGTTGTGGTGGTGGAGCGCGAGCCGGCGGTGATCGCGTGGAACCGCACGGGCCCGCTTCGCGCGATGCACGGTGCGGCGCTGGAGGATCACCGAGTGTCGCTGGTGGAGGCGGATCTGGTGTCGTGGCTGCGTTCTTCGGGGGAAACCTTTGACGCCCTGTGCCTCGACACCGACAACGGTCCCGAGTGGACGGTGACCGAGGGCAACGCCTCGTTGTACGGCGAGTCCGGAGTGGACGGTCTGGCCCGCCTGCTGCGCCCGGGCGGCGTCTTGGCGGTGTGGAGTGCCGACGCTTCTCCTGCGTTCACGGATCGGTTGCAGGGGCGCTTCGCTGACGTACGCGTGGTGGAGGTCCCGGTGCCGCGCGGTGAACCGGACGTACTGTGGTTCGCCCGTTGCTGA
- a CDS encoding HhH-GPD-type base excision DNA repair protein gives MTREVHLSGDAEADKLLSEDPVALLVGMLLDQQISMEVAFLGPRKIADRMGGFDVRRIAEADTEDFVEKCVTPPAIHRYGGSMARRVQALCQVIMEHYDGNAEAIWTEGRPKPDGPEVLKRLKALPGYGEQKAKIFLALLGKQYGVQPKGWREAAGAYGDRGSRRSIADVVNAKTLAEVRAFKKEQKAAAKK, from the coding sequence ATGACGCGTGAAGTGCACCTGAGCGGCGACGCCGAGGCCGACAAGCTGCTGAGCGAGGACCCGGTCGCGCTGCTCGTCGGCATGCTCCTCGACCAGCAGATCTCCATGGAGGTCGCCTTCCTCGGCCCGCGCAAGATCGCCGACCGCATGGGCGGCTTCGACGTGCGGCGCATCGCCGAGGCGGACACCGAGGACTTCGTCGAGAAGTGTGTGACGCCGCCTGCCATTCACCGCTACGGCGGGTCGATGGCACGTCGGGTGCAGGCGCTGTGCCAGGTCATCATGGAGCACTACGACGGCAATGCCGAGGCGATCTGGACTGAGGGGCGGCCCAAGCCGGACGGGCCGGAGGTGCTGAAGCGGCTCAAAGCGCTGCCCGGGTATGGGGAGCAGAAGGCCAAGATCTTTCTTGCACTGCTGGGGAAGCAGTACGGTGTGCAGCCCAAGGGCTGGCGCGAGGCGGCTGGTGCCTACGGGGACCGCGGGTCCCGCCGTTCCATCGCGGACGTGGTGAACGCCAAGACGCTGGCGGAGGTCCGGGCGTTCAAGAAGGAGCAGAAGGCGGCGGCGAAGAAGTAG
- a CDS encoding class I SAM-dependent methyltransferase, producing the protein MTSIFDEQAASYDDDLFHPLVADTLISLLPPRPALLVDAATGTGAAAFASLRLSPSSVLGVDFSTLMIERARAKATSLDPAGVISWQVGPAVPLPVADGAADAVVCASALHFLGATALTDWARVLRPGGVLAFSISSSARFKRDGPMAELMPRDLRIPGSEQEAAALATAAGFSSAEGQTVKAHLGGRERSVFAVRAVR; encoded by the coding sequence GTGACCTCAATCTTCGACGAACAGGCCGCCAGTTACGACGACGATCTCTTCCACCCCCTGGTGGCGGACACCCTGATCTCCCTCCTGCCCCCGCGCCCCGCGTTGCTCGTCGACGCCGCCACCGGCACGGGCGCCGCAGCGTTCGCTTCGCTCCGGCTTTCGCCCTCGTCGGTGCTCGGGGTGGACTTCTCCACCTTGATGATCGAGCGGGCACGCGCGAAGGCCACTTCGTTGGATCCGGCGGGCGTGATCTCGTGGCAGGTGGGTCCCGCCGTGCCGCTGCCGGTCGCCGACGGCGCCGCCGACGCGGTGGTGTGCGCGTCGGCGCTGCACTTCCTGGGCGCCACAGCCCTGACCGACTGGGCGCGGGTGCTGCGACCGGGCGGGGTGCTGGCGTTCAGCATCTCTTCGTCGGCGCGCTTCAAGCGGGACGGGCCGATGGCCGAGCTGATGCCCCGGGACCTGCGGATTCCGGGCTCGGAGCAGGAGGCCGCCGCGCTGGCCACGGCGGCGGGGTTCTCGTCGGCGGAGGGTCAGACGGTGAAGGCCCACCTCGGAGGACGGGAGCGGTCGGTGTTCGCGGTGAGGGCGGTTCGGTAG
- a CDS encoding DUF2203 domain-containing protein translates to MGLFTVAEARAELSRLLPVLAELVRVRADAAELAASLRPGGRDTPLGGLPEWKAAQARLDELMTTVQRTGAELKGFAPLLVDFPASLDGDDVLLCWLEGDRELAWYHRVDLGFAGRRRLR, encoded by the coding sequence ATGGGTCTGTTCACCGTGGCCGAGGCGCGCGCCGAGCTCTCCCGGCTGCTCCCGGTCCTCGCCGAGCTCGTCCGCGTACGCGCCGACGCCGCCGAGCTCGCCGCATCACTGCGCCCGGGCGGCCGCGACACCCCCCTCGGCGGCCTGCCGGAGTGGAAGGCCGCACAGGCCCGCCTCGACGAGCTGATGACCACCGTCCAACGCACCGGCGCCGAGCTGAAGGGCTTCGCGCCCCTTCTGGTCGACTTCCCGGCGTCCTTGGACGGCGACGACGTCCTGCTCTGCTGGCTCGAGGGCGACCGCGAGCTCGCCTGGTACCACCGCGTCGACCTCGGCTTCGCGGGGCGGCGTCGACTTCGCTGA